The following are from one region of the Lytechinus variegatus isolate NC3 chromosome 4, Lvar_3.0, whole genome shotgun sequence genome:
- the LOC121413196 gene encoding putative nuclease HARBI1 gives MAALLYAIQQAAVLRRERVFRDRTHPLDIYDDSEMLKLYRFSRQGCVHIINRLAPYIEHPTRRNFALPASLQVFITLRYFATGSMLTNTSVIHGIHLSTASRTIRRVTLALYQLRNEVIKFPQSMEDIREHQVGFYGVAHFPNVVGAVDGTHVNLLGAPLGEDEYLYVNRKGRKSLNVQLICDHTYKLLNVVARWPGSTHDSRILRNSAIGRRFADGELQGILLGDAGYRLEPWLMTPVREPQNNAERAYNRAHCKTRVFIEQVNGQLKNKFRCLLGGGINMSPERASDIIIACCVLFNISKELKEPEQEYHMEVDEDVNPHEPEGNEPTGAAVRQAIINDYFA, from the exons ATGGCTGCTCTACTGTATGCCATACAGCAGGCAGCTGTCTTGAGACGGGAGCGAGTCTTTAGAGATCGAACGCATCCCTTGGACATCTACGACGACAGTGAAATGCTGAAGTTATATAGATTCTCCAGGCAGGGATGCGTTCACATCATTAACAGACTCGCTCCCTATATTGAGCATCCGACGAGAAGAAATTTTGCTCTACCTGCCAGTTTGCAAGTATTTATCACCTTACGATACTTCGCGACCGGATCGATGCTTACGAACACCAGTGTCATACACGGAATACATCTGTCAACAGCATCAAGGACGATACGGAGAGTGACCTTAGCCTTGTATCAGCTAAGAAATGAG GTGATCAAGTTCCCCCAGTCAATGGAAGACATTCGAGAGCATCAAGTAGGCTTCTACGGAGTGGCCCATTTCCCGAATGTGGTGGGGGCTGTGGATGGGACACATGTGAATCTGTTGGGGGCTCCCCTAGGTGAGGATGAATACCTCTATGTTAACAGAAAGGGTCGCAAATCACTGAATGTTCAACTAATTTGCGACCACACCTACAAACTACTGAATGTCGTCGCCAGATGGCCAGGAAGCACCCACGACAGCCGCATCTTGAGG AACAGTGCCATTGGACGACGGTTTGCTGATGGCGAGCTGCAAGGTATCCTGCTGGGTGATGCAGGATATCGCCTGGAGCCATGGCTCATGACACCAGTTCGAGAGCCACAAAACAATGCTGAAAGAGCATATAACAG AGCACACTGTAAGACACGGGTTTTCATCGAGCAAGTCAATGGGCAGCTCAAGAATAAATTCAGATGCTTGTTGGGTGGTGGCATCAATATGTCCCCAGAAAGGGCCAGCGACATCATCATCGCTTGTTGTGTTCTCTTTAATATAAGCAAGGAGTTGAAAGAACCAGAACAAGAATACCACATGGAAGTTGATGAAGATGTCAATCCCCACGAGCCAGAAGGAAATGAGCCCACTGGTGCTGCTGTTAGACAGGCAAttataaatgattattttgctTGA